The proteins below come from a single Mycolicibacterium sp. TY81 genomic window:
- the trpC gene encoding indole-3-glycerol phosphate synthase TrpC: MTSGTVLDSIIEGVRADVAAREAALSLTEVKERAKKAPAAKDALAALREPGIGVIAEVKRASPSKGALAQIDDPAKLAKAYESGGARVISVLTEERRFNGSLADLDAVRAAVSIPVLRKDFIVTPYQIHEARAHGADMLLLIVAALEQSVLTSMIDRTESLGMTPLVEVHTEEEADRAIQAGAKVIGVNARDLKTLEVDRDCFGRIAPGLPSNIIRIAESGVRGTADLLAYAGAGADAVLVGEGLVTSGDPRSAVADLVTAGTHPSCPKPAR; encoded by the coding sequence ATGACTTCGGGGACCGTGCTCGACTCCATCATCGAGGGAGTTCGCGCTGATGTTGCCGCCCGCGAAGCCGCGCTGAGTCTGACCGAGGTCAAGGAGCGGGCCAAGAAGGCACCGGCGGCCAAGGACGCTCTCGCCGCGCTGCGGGAGCCGGGCATCGGCGTCATCGCCGAAGTGAAGCGGGCGAGCCCCAGCAAGGGGGCGTTGGCGCAGATCGACGATCCCGCCAAGCTGGCCAAGGCCTACGAGTCCGGCGGTGCCCGGGTGATCAGCGTGCTGACCGAGGAGCGTCGCTTCAACGGTTCGCTGGCAGACCTGGACGCCGTGCGTGCCGCGGTGTCGATCCCGGTGCTGCGCAAGGACTTCATCGTCACCCCGTACCAGATTCACGAGGCCCGGGCCCACGGCGCCGACATGCTGCTGCTGATCGTCGCGGCGCTGGAGCAGTCGGTGCTGACCTCGATGATCGACCGGACCGAGTCGCTCGGGATGACCCCGCTGGTCGAGGTGCACACCGAGGAGGAGGCGGACCGGGCCATCCAGGCCGGTGCCAAGGTGATCGGCGTCAACGCCCGCGACCTCAAGACCCTCGAGGTCGACCGCGACTGCTTCGGTCGTATCGCGCCCGGACTGCCGAGCAACATCATCCGGATCGCCGAGTCGGGGGTGCGTGGCACCGCCGACCTGCTGGCCTACGCCGGTGCCGGCGCCGACGCGGTCCTGGTCGGTGAAGGCCTCGTGACCAGTGGTGACCCCCGCAGCGCCGTCGCCGACCTGGTGACTGCCGGCACGCACCCGTCCTGCCCGAAACCAGCCCGCTGA
- a CDS encoding TetR/AcrR family transcriptional regulator: MSPVDDIADGAQLQQSRQDRILNAALTVFAQRGTSDATLQMVADTAGVSVGLVQHHFGTKDGLIKAVDDVAMKLISSTMFAALESPGPDSVAAIGRAVHGLLTDHLVVMDYLGRAVASETPSGMAIFDAMARIGIDRWQRMVDAGDAAEGLDVVWAGLNPLVLTLGSIILRRHLDRHLPASFTSDPELARWEESVNELIRHGQLRQ; encoded by the coding sequence ATGTCTCCTGTGGATGACATAGCCGACGGAGCGCAGTTGCAGCAGTCTCGGCAGGACCGCATCCTCAATGCGGCGTTGACGGTGTTTGCGCAGCGGGGCACGTCCGATGCGACGTTGCAGATGGTGGCCGATACCGCGGGCGTGTCGGTGGGGTTGGTGCAGCACCATTTCGGCACCAAGGACGGTTTGATCAAGGCCGTCGACGACGTGGCGATGAAACTCATCAGCTCGACCATGTTCGCCGCGCTGGAAAGCCCGGGGCCCGATTCGGTGGCCGCGATCGGTCGGGCGGTGCACGGCCTGCTCACCGACCACCTGGTGGTCATGGACTATCTGGGCCGGGCGGTGGCTTCTGAAACCCCAAGCGGGATGGCGATATTCGACGCGATGGCCCGGATCGGCATCGACCGGTGGCAGCGCATGGTCGACGCCGGGGACGCCGCCGAGGGCCTCGACGTGGTCTGGGCCGGGCTGAATCCGTTGGTCCTGACGCTGGGCTCGATCATCTTGCGCCGGCATCTCGACCGGCACCTGCCCGCGTCGTTCACCTCGGACCCGGAGTTGGCCAGGTGGGAAGAGTCCGTCAACGAGCTGATCCGGCACGGCCAGTTGCGCCAATAA
- a CDS encoding anthranilate synthase component I, which translates to MKTTSREEFQALAAEHRVVPVTRKVLADSETPLSAYRKLAANRPGTFLLESAENGRSWSRWSFIGAGAPSALTVRDGEAVWLGNTPQDAPSGGDPLQAVRDTLALLQTAPVPGLPPLSSGLVGYFAYDMVRRLERLPELAVDDLKLPDMVLLLATDMAAVDHHEGTITLIANAVNWNGTDERVDWAYDDAVARLDVMTKALGEPLPSSIATFSRPQPQPRQQRTVEEYTAIVEKLVGDIEAGEAFQVVPSQRFEMDTAADPIDVYRVLRVTNPSPYMYLLNVPNAEGGLDFSVVGSSPEALVTVKDGVATTHPIAGTRWRGATEEDDILLEKELLADDKERSEHLMLVDLGRNDLGRVCKPGTVRVEDYSHIERYSHVMHLVSTVTGHLADDKTALDAVTACFPAGTLSGAPKVRAMELIEEVELTRRGLYGGVLGYLDFAGNADFAIAIRTALMRAGTAYVQAGGGVVADSNGPYEYNESSNKAKAVLAAIAAAETLSEP; encoded by the coding sequence GTGAAGACGACCTCACGTGAGGAATTCCAGGCGCTGGCCGCCGAGCACCGTGTCGTGCCGGTGACGCGCAAGGTGCTCGCCGACAGCGAGACGCCGTTGTCGGCCTACCGCAAGCTGGCCGCCAACCGTCCCGGCACGTTTCTGCTGGAGTCGGCCGAGAACGGGCGGTCCTGGTCGCGATGGTCGTTCATCGGTGCGGGCGCCCCGTCGGCGCTGACGGTCCGGGACGGTGAAGCCGTCTGGCTCGGCAACACGCCGCAGGACGCACCCAGTGGCGGCGATCCGCTGCAGGCGGTGCGCGACACCCTGGCCCTGTTGCAGACCGCGCCGGTGCCGGGCCTGCCGCCGCTGTCGAGCGGGCTGGTGGGGTACTTCGCGTACGACATGGTGCGGCGCCTTGAGCGGCTGCCGGAGCTGGCGGTCGACGACCTCAAACTGCCCGACATGGTGCTGCTGCTGGCCACCGACATGGCTGCCGTCGACCACCATGAGGGCACCATCACCCTCATCGCCAACGCGGTCAACTGGAACGGCACCGACGAGCGCGTCGACTGGGCCTACGACGATGCCGTCGCCCGCCTCGACGTCATGACCAAGGCGTTGGGGGAGCCGCTGCCGTCGAGCATCGCGACCTTCAGCCGTCCGCAGCCGCAGCCGCGTCAGCAGCGCACGGTCGAGGAGTACACGGCCATCGTCGAGAAGCTCGTCGGTGACATCGAGGCCGGCGAGGCGTTCCAGGTGGTGCCGTCGCAGCGCTTCGAGATGGACACCGCCGCGGATCCCATCGACGTCTACCGGGTGCTTCGGGTGACCAACCCCAGCCCCTACATGTACCTGCTCAACGTGCCGAATGCCGAAGGCGGCCTTGACTTCTCGGTCGTCGGCTCCAGCCCGGAGGCGCTCGTCACGGTGAAGGACGGGGTGGCGACGACGCACCCGATCGCCGGCACCCGGTGGCGCGGCGCCACCGAGGAGGACGACATCCTCCTCGAAAAGGAACTCCTCGCCGACGACAAGGAGCGCTCCGAGCACCTGATGCTGGTCGACCTGGGGCGCAACGATCTCGGCCGGGTCTGCAAGCCCGGCACCGTGCGCGTCGAGGACTACAGCCACATCGAGCGCTACAGCCACGTCATGCACCTGGTCTCGACCGTCACCGGCCACCTCGCCGACGACAAGACCGCGCTGGACGCCGTCACTGCCTGCTTCCCGGCCGGGACGCTGTCGGGGGCGCCGAAGGTCCGGGCCATGGAGCTCATCGAAGAGGTCGAGCTGACCCGTCGCGGGCTGTACGGCGGCGTGCTCGGGTACCTCGACTTCGCCGGCAACGCGGACTTCGCCATCGCGATCCGCACCGCGCTGATGCGCGCAGGCACCGCCTACGTGCAGGCCGGTGGCGGCGTCGTGGCGGACTCCAACGGGCCGTACGAGTACAACGAGTCGTCCAACAAGGCCAAGGCCGTCCTGGCGGCGATCGCAGCCGCCGAGACGTTGAGCGAGCCGTGA
- a CDS encoding DUF2752 domain-containing protein translates to MTSAGRVAQVAGVAGTGAAAVAALTYIGVADPHRPGFGFPPCPFKALTGWNCPLCGGLRMTHDVLHGDFSAAVVDNVFALVGLPLLTVWLVVCWRRRLSVAPPLVTALVAMLVWTVVRNLPGFPLVPTFTPP, encoded by the coding sequence ATGACGTCAGCCGGCAGGGTCGCGCAGGTGGCGGGCGTGGCGGGCACCGGAGCCGCGGCGGTCGCCGCCCTGACGTACATCGGCGTCGCTGACCCACACCGCCCGGGATTCGGGTTTCCGCCCTGCCCCTTCAAGGCCCTCACCGGCTGGAACTGTCCGCTGTGCGGCGGGCTGCGCATGACGCACGACGTGTTGCACGGTGACTTTTCGGCCGCTGTGGTCGACAACGTTTTCGCGCTCGTGGGATTGCCGCTGCTGACCGTCTGGCTCGTGGTGTGCTGGCGGCGCCGGCTGTCGGTGGCGCCGCCGCTCGTGACCGCGCTGGTGGCGATGCTGGTGTGGACGGTGGTCCGTAATCTGCCGGGCTTCCCGCTGGTGCCGACGTTCACCCCGCCCTAG
- a CDS encoding peroxiredoxin, whose amino-acid sequence MKRGDLVAEFNLPDQTGTNRSLSELLADGPIVLFFYPAAMTPGCTMEACHFRDLAAEFAAVGASRVGISMDAVEKQDKFAEKHSFDYPLLSDTSGAVAEAFGVKRGLLGKLMPVKRTTFVIDTDRRVLEVIASEISMDSHADKALEVLRAR is encoded by the coding sequence ATGAAACGTGGTGACCTCGTCGCAGAGTTCAATCTCCCCGACCAGACCGGGACGAACCGCAGCCTTTCCGAACTGCTGGCCGACGGGCCGATCGTGCTGTTCTTCTACCCCGCGGCCATGACGCCGGGCTGCACCATGGAGGCCTGCCACTTCCGCGACCTGGCGGCCGAGTTCGCCGCCGTCGGTGCCTCCCGGGTCGGGATCAGCATGGACGCGGTCGAGAAGCAGGACAAATTCGCCGAGAAGCACAGCTTCGACTACCCGCTGCTGTCGGACACCTCCGGCGCGGTGGCCGAGGCGTTCGGTGTGAAACGTGGCCTGCTCGGCAAGCTGATGCCCGTCAAGCGGACCACGTTCGTCATCGACACCGACCGCAGAGTGCTCGAGGTCATCGCGAGCGAGATCTCCATGGACTCCCACGCCGACAAGGCGCTCGAGGTGCTCAGAGCGCGTTAG
- the lgt gene encoding prolipoprotein diacylglyceryl transferase, which produces MTTSLLAYIPSPAQGVWHLGPVPIRAYALCIITGIIAALIIGDRRWVARGGEPGVIYDIALWAVPFGLIGGRLYHLMTDWRTYFAEGGAGFAGAVRIWDGGLGIWGAVALGGVGAWIGCRRHGIPLPAFGDAIAPGIILAQAIGRLGNYFNQELYGRPTDLPWGLQIFQRSDGSGVVNPHLLNGVSTGQVYEVVHPTFLYELLWNLLVFFILLWADRRFKLGHGRLFALYVAAYCVGRFGVELMRSDTATLIAGIRVNSFTSTFVFIGAVVYMMVAPRGREDPSTLGGRQAEEAEDEADVDAEGALLAVPAAVAAGAAVDAASGEDADVADEADVVETQPDETVALAEQAVDAEDTVDEDAVDAEAAVEESVDESADEPVDSDEVEEEDESDAEAEELDADEAEAVEVAEESEGTTEADEAPDEATAETEVADGDDSADVEDADVAGDAEVAGDAEVAEDVEVAEDVEESDEAADSEAVEAAAETDVVDGDDSADVEDAAEELEEATDSEAVEAAAETEVADGDDNADVEDAAEESEEAADSEAEDADEAEDADEAKDADSTDETADEADADAEPAEEAAPKVQATEKVEPVGVPVWEPPAPRRRWWRRQG; this is translated from the coding sequence GTGACCACATCGTTGCTGGCATACATCCCGAGTCCGGCCCAGGGCGTCTGGCACTTGGGGCCAGTACCGATCCGGGCCTACGCGCTCTGCATCATCACCGGCATCATCGCCGCGCTGATCATCGGTGATCGCCGGTGGGTCGCGCGCGGTGGTGAACCGGGCGTCATCTACGACATCGCGCTGTGGGCGGTGCCCTTCGGCCTCATCGGTGGTCGCCTGTACCACCTGATGACAGACTGGCGCACCTACTTCGCCGAGGGCGGCGCCGGTTTCGCGGGCGCGGTCCGCATCTGGGACGGCGGGCTCGGTATCTGGGGCGCGGTTGCGCTCGGTGGCGTCGGTGCCTGGATCGGGTGCCGCCGGCACGGAATTCCGTTGCCCGCCTTCGGTGATGCCATCGCTCCCGGCATCATCCTGGCGCAGGCCATCGGCCGGCTTGGCAACTACTTCAACCAGGAGCTGTACGGTCGCCCGACGGATTTGCCGTGGGGCCTGCAGATCTTCCAGCGCAGCGACGGTTCCGGCGTGGTGAACCCGCATCTGCTCAACGGCGTCTCGACCGGGCAGGTCTACGAGGTCGTGCACCCGACGTTCCTCTACGAATTGCTGTGGAACCTCCTGGTTTTCTTCATCCTGCTGTGGGCGGACCGCCGCTTCAAGCTGGGCCACGGCCGGCTGTTCGCGCTGTACGTCGCCGCCTACTGCGTCGGCCGCTTCGGCGTCGAGTTGATGCGCAGCGACACCGCGACGCTGATCGCCGGCATCCGCGTCAACTCGTTCACTTCGACGTTCGTGTTCATCGGTGCCGTCGTCTACATGATGGTGGCGCCGCGGGGCCGTGAGGATCCGTCGACGCTCGGTGGCCGGCAGGCCGAAGAAGCGGAGGACGAGGCCGACGTCGACGCCGAGGGCGCGCTGTTGGCCGTGCCGGCGGCTGTGGCCGCCGGTGCTGCGGTCGACGCCGCGTCGGGCGAGGATGCCGACGTTGCCGACGAGGCCGACGTCGTCGAGACGCAACCCGACGAGACCGTGGCGCTCGCGGAGCAGGCCGTCGACGCTGAGGACACGGTCGACGAAGATGCGGTCGACGCCGAGGCGGCTGTCGAGGAATCCGTCGACGAATCCGCCGACGAGCCAGTCGATTCCGACGAGGTCGAGGAAGAAGACGAGTCCGACGCCGAGGCCGAGGAACTGGACGCTGATGAGGCCGAAGCAGTCGAGGTGGCCGAGGAGTCCGAGGGGACGACGGAAGCCGACGAGGCGCCTGACGAGGCGACCGCCGAGACGGAGGTCGCCGACGGCGACGACAGCGCTGATGTCGAGGACGCTGACGTAGCCGGAGACGCTGAGGTAGCCGGAGACGCTGAGGTAGCCGAAGACGTCGAGGTAGCCGAAGACGTCGAGGAATCCGACGAGGCAGCGGATTCCGAGGCTGTGGAAGCGGCCGCGGAGACTGATGTCGTCGACGGTGATGACAGTGCTGATGTCGAGGATGCTGCCGAAGAGCTCGAAGAAGCAACGGATTCCGAGGCTGTGGAAGCCGCCGCGGAGACCGAGGTCGCCGACGGCGACGACAACGCTGACGTGGAGGATGCTGCGGAGGAGTCCGAGGAAGCAGCGGATTCCGAGGCTGAAGACGCTGACGAGGCTGAAGACGCTGACGAAGCCAAAGACGCCGACAGCACCGACGAAACTGCCGATGAAGCCGACGCCGATGCTGAGCCGGCCGAAGAAGCTGCGCCGAAGGTCCAAGCCACCGAAAAGGTTGAGCCCGTTGGCGTTCCCGTGTGGGAACCGCCCGCTCCGCGTCGTCGTTGGTGGCGCCGTCAGGGCTGA
- a CDS encoding TIGR02234 family membrane protein, whose product MLWSASRLAWVDVSSFDGLGQPKTTTLSGAAWSTALIPLALLAGAAAVAALAVRGWALRLLALLVAVASAGMGYLALSLWAVTDVSVRAADMAQIAVMFLVGTQRHYWGAGVTLAAAVLTLVGAVLLMRSASRGAAAATTSKYAAPGARREAAQEEAADGMSERMIWDALDEGHDPTQNDGGGK is encoded by the coding sequence ATGTTGTGGAGCGCGTCCCGGCTGGCCTGGGTCGACGTGTCGTCGTTCGACGGGCTGGGCCAGCCGAAGACGACGACGCTGTCCGGCGCGGCCTGGTCGACGGCCCTCATCCCGCTGGCCCTGTTGGCCGGCGCCGCCGCGGTCGCGGCGCTCGCTGTGCGTGGTTGGGCGCTGCGGCTGCTGGCGCTGCTGGTCGCCGTCGCGAGCGCCGGGATGGGATATCTGGCCCTCAGCCTGTGGGCGGTCACCGACGTCTCGGTCCGCGCGGCCGACATGGCGCAGATCGCGGTCATGTTTCTGGTGGGGACGCAGCGGCACTACTGGGGCGCCGGGGTCACGCTGGCCGCTGCAGTGTTGACGCTGGTCGGAGCCGTATTGCTGATGCGTTCGGCCAGTCGTGGAGCTGCTGCGGCGACCACGTCGAAATACGCCGCGCCGGGTGCGCGGCGCGAAGCGGCGCAGGAAGAAGCCGCCGACGGCATGTCCGAACGGATGATCTGGGACGCCCTCGACGAAGGCCACGATCCGACCCAGAACGATGGCGGCGGCAAATGA
- the trpB gene encoding tryptophan synthase subunit beta, which produces MSDHTGTELPRMSAAVAEATSHDPDAKGHFGAYGGRLVPEALMAVIEEVTAAYDKVRTDQTFLDELDRLQQHYTGRPSPLYEATRLSEHAGGARLFLKREDLNHTGSHKINNVLGQALLAKRMGKTRVIAETGAGQHGVATATACALLGLECVVYMGAVDTARQALNVARMRLLGGTVVSVEAGSATLKDAINEAFRDWVTNADNTYYCFGTAAGPHPFPVMVRDFQRVIGMEARVQVQEQAGRLPDAVTACVGGGSNAIGVFHAFIDDPGVRLVGFEAAGDGVETGRHAATFTGGSPGAFQGSFSYLLQDEDGQTIESHSISAGLDYPGVGPEHAYLKDIGRAEYRPVTDTEAMEAFGLLCRTEGIIPAIESAHAVAGALKLGGELGPGAVIVVNLSGRGDKDVETAAKWFGLLDGETGEAS; this is translated from the coding sequence ATGTCTGATCACACAGGTACCGAATTGCCGCGGATGAGCGCGGCCGTCGCCGAAGCCACAAGCCACGACCCCGACGCCAAGGGGCACTTCGGTGCCTACGGCGGCCGACTGGTGCCCGAAGCCCTGATGGCGGTCATCGAGGAAGTCACCGCGGCCTACGACAAGGTCCGCACCGACCAGACGTTCCTCGACGAACTTGACCGGTTGCAGCAGCACTACACCGGCCGGCCGTCGCCGCTGTACGAAGCGACGCGACTGTCCGAACATGCCGGCGGGGCGCGGCTGTTCCTCAAACGAGAAGACCTGAACCACACCGGTTCTCACAAGATCAACAACGTGCTCGGGCAGGCGCTGCTGGCCAAGCGCATGGGCAAGACCCGCGTCATCGCCGAGACCGGCGCCGGACAGCACGGCGTCGCCACCGCGACGGCGTGCGCGCTGCTCGGCCTGGAGTGCGTCGTCTACATGGGTGCGGTCGACACGGCCCGGCAGGCGCTGAACGTCGCTCGGATGCGGCTGCTCGGCGGCACCGTGGTGTCTGTCGAGGCCGGTTCGGCGACCCTCAAAGACGCCATCAACGAAGCCTTCCGTGACTGGGTCACCAACGCCGACAACACCTACTACTGCTTCGGCACCGCGGCCGGGCCGCACCCGTTCCCCGTCATGGTGCGCGACTTCCAGCGCGTCATCGGTATGGAAGCACGGGTCCAGGTGCAGGAGCAGGCCGGCCGGCTGCCCGACGCGGTGACGGCATGCGTCGGCGGCGGATCGAACGCCATCGGCGTCTTCCACGCGTTCATCGACGATCCGGGCGTGCGTCTGGTCGGTTTCGAAGCGGCCGGCGACGGAGTCGAAACCGGAAGGCACGCAGCCACTTTCACCGGCGGGTCGCCGGGTGCGTTCCAGGGTTCCTTCTCGTACCTGCTGCAGGACGAGGACGGTCAGACCATCGAATCGCATTCCATCTCAGCCGGTTTGGACTACCCGGGCGTCGGTCCGGAGCATGCCTATCTCAAGGACATCGGCCGCGCCGAGTACCGGCCGGTCACCGACACCGAGGCCATGGAGGCCTTCGGCCTGCTGTGCCGCACCGAGGGCATCATCCCGGCGATCGAATCGGCGCACGCGGTGGCGGGCGCGTTGAAGCTGGGTGGCGAACTGGGCCCGGGTGCGGTGATCGTGGTGAACCTGTCCGGCCGCGGCGACAAGGACGTCGAGACCGCCGCGAAGTGGTTCGGTCTACTGGACGGTGAGACTGGGGAAGCGTCATGA
- the pyk gene encoding pyruvate kinase has product MNRRGKIVCTLGPATSTDATVMALVEAGMDVARLNFSHGAHADHEAAYKRVRAASDAAGRAVGILADLQGPKIRLGRFADGPTFWATDETVRITVDDCAGTHDRVSTTYKRLAEDAKPGDRVLVDDGNVGLVVEEIDGNDVVCKVTEGGPVSNNKGMSLPGMNVTAPALSEKDVEDLEFALRLGVDLIALSFVRSPADIELVHEVMDRVGRRVPVIAKLEKPEAVDNLEAIVLAFDAIMVARGDLGVELPLEEVPLVQKRAIQMARENAKPVIVATQMLESMIENSRPTRAEASDVANAILDGADAVMLSGETSVGKYALEAVRTMARIVKAVEANSTDAPPLTHVPRTKRGVISYAARDIGERLDAKALVAFTQSGDTVRRLSRLHTPLPLLAFTDLPEVRSQLALTWGTETFIVPQMDSTDGMIQEVDKALLELDRYKRGDLVVIVAGAPPGTVGSTNLIHVHRIGEEDH; this is encoded by the coding sequence GTGAATAGGCGCGGAAAAATCGTCTGTACCCTCGGCCCGGCTACGTCCACCGACGCCACCGTCATGGCGCTGGTGGAAGCTGGCATGGATGTGGCGCGGCTGAACTTCAGCCATGGTGCGCACGCCGATCATGAGGCGGCATACAAGCGCGTGCGAGCGGCCTCCGACGCCGCCGGCCGCGCAGTCGGCATTCTCGCCGACCTGCAGGGTCCCAAGATCCGGCTGGGCCGGTTCGCCGACGGGCCGACGTTCTGGGCCACCGACGAAACGGTGCGGATCACGGTCGACGACTGCGCGGGCACCCACGACCGGGTGTCGACCACGTACAAGCGGCTGGCCGAAGACGCCAAGCCCGGCGACCGGGTGCTCGTCGACGACGGCAACGTCGGCCTGGTGGTCGAGGAGATCGACGGCAACGACGTGGTCTGCAAGGTCACCGAGGGCGGCCCGGTCAGCAACAACAAGGGCATGTCGCTGCCCGGCATGAACGTCACGGCCCCCGCGCTGTCGGAGAAGGACGTCGAAGACCTGGAGTTCGCGCTGCGCCTCGGGGTCGACCTGATCGCGCTGTCGTTCGTGCGGTCGCCCGCCGACATCGAACTGGTTCACGAGGTGATGGACCGCGTCGGCCGCCGGGTGCCGGTGATCGCCAAGTTGGAGAAGCCCGAGGCCGTCGACAACCTCGAGGCCATCGTGCTGGCCTTCGACGCGATCATGGTCGCGCGCGGTGACCTGGGCGTCGAGCTGCCGCTCGAAGAAGTGCCGCTGGTGCAGAAGCGCGCCATCCAGATGGCCAGGGAGAACGCCAAGCCGGTCATCGTGGCCACCCAGATGCTGGAGTCGATGATCGAGAATTCCCGGCCCACCCGCGCCGAGGCCTCGGACGTCGCCAACGCGATTCTCGACGGCGCCGACGCCGTGATGCTCTCCGGCGAGACGTCGGTCGGCAAGTACGCGCTCGAGGCCGTGCGGACCATGGCGCGCATCGTCAAGGCTGTCGAGGCGAATTCCACGGACGCTCCTCCGTTGACCCACGTGCCGCGCACCAAGCGGGGTGTCATCTCCTACGCGGCCCGCGACATCGGGGAGCGGCTGGACGCCAAGGCGCTGGTCGCGTTCACCCAGTCCGGTGACACCGTGCGCCGCTTGTCCCGCCTGCACACCCCGCTGCCGCTGCTGGCCTTCACCGACCTGCCGGAGGTGCGCAGCCAGCTGGCGCTGACCTGGGGAACCGAGACGTTCATCGTCCCGCAGATGGACAGCACCGACGGCATGATCCAGGAGGTCGACAAGGCGCTGCTGGAGCTGGACCGCTACAAGCGCGGTGACCTGGTGGTCATCGTCGCGGGCGCGCCGCCGGGCACAGTAGGCTCGACCAACCTGATCCATGTGCACCGGAT
- the trpA gene encoding tryptophan synthase subunit alpha yields the protein MSRLAGLFESCRAEGRSALIGYLPTGYPDVQTSIDAMVAMTESGCDIIEVGVAYSDPGMDGPVIAAATNTALQNGVRVRDALKAVEAISNAGGHAVVMTYWNPVLRWGVDAFARDLASAGGLGLITPDLIPDEADEWFGVSDAHNLDRIFLVAPSSTPERLANTVQASRGFVYAASTMGVTGARDAVSNMAPELVSRVRAVSDIPVGVGLGVRSREQAAEIAAYADGVIVGSALVSALGDGGLPAVRALSEELAHGVRQKVSA from the coding sequence ATGAGCCGACTGGCTGGATTGTTCGAATCGTGCCGGGCCGAAGGGCGTTCGGCGCTGATCGGGTACCTGCCGACCGGCTACCCGGATGTGCAGACGTCGATCGACGCGATGGTCGCGATGACCGAATCCGGTTGCGACATCATCGAAGTCGGCGTCGCGTACTCCGATCCGGGCATGGACGGCCCGGTCATCGCCGCCGCCACCAACACCGCTCTGCAGAACGGGGTGCGGGTCCGCGACGCGCTCAAGGCCGTCGAGGCCATCAGCAATGCCGGTGGGCACGCCGTCGTCATGACCTACTGGAATCCCGTGCTGCGCTGGGGCGTCGATGCTTTCGCGCGGGACCTGGCGTCGGCCGGCGGGCTCGGGCTCATCACACCCGACCTCATCCCCGATGAGGCCGACGAGTGGTTCGGCGTCTCCGACGCCCACAACCTCGACCGCATCTTCCTGGTGGCCCCGTCGTCCACCCCGGAGCGGCTGGCCAATACGGTGCAGGCCTCGCGCGGCTTCGTCTACGCCGCCTCGACCATGGGCGTGACCGGTGCGCGCGACGCGGTGTCGAACATGGCGCCGGAATTGGTGTCCCGCGTGCGTGCCGTCTCGGACATCCCTGTCGGTGTCGGCCTCGGGGTGCGGTCGCGCGAACAGGCGGCCGAGATCGCGGCGTACGCCGACGGCGTCATCGTCGGCTCGGCGCTCGTGTCGGCGCTGGGTGACGGCGGCCTCCCGGCGGTCCGCGCCTTGTCCGAAGAACTGGCCCACGGAGTACGACAGAAAGTTTCCGCGTGA